From the Flavobacteriales bacterium genome, one window contains:
- a CDS encoding OmpA family protein, which translates to MNNLSYGAGSVEYAEDKSKKELKADRHYYRFSFQKAISKYESSKMLTKRGYRNLADSYRKISDYINSSLNYAKIVQGEDGDSEDIFNYASVLRLTGAYDLSHDWMEKFKALEPFDLRAKSFTNNLSDFQGLLEDEGQYKIIPLKANTDQQDFGAAYYKKQLVFASTRVDVKAAVDKYNWNGLPFLDLYVADRDLMEFVNVEHFKGDINKKMHEGPASFNEKGDYMAFTRNNYLDKSSNGSVNLKIYFTTMNEEGHWEREESFRHNNKEYSIGHPYLSKDGKEMYFASDMPGSHGGVDIFKVKKGADGKWGEVMNLGSEINTEEDEMFPFFHENTKILFYASKGHLGLGGLDVFFSKMISDTVYTKSENLGIPLNSNADDFALIIDDEMEHGYFSSNREGGKGDDDIYAFELLRPIDDGIILKGVAKDQDGNILSSVLVTLTDIEGLVLDTLTVGKDGAYRFNVDRDLEYYLIGDKTEYINQPKLTNTITPADEVITDIVLEKNIGLSLYALIEDSRTKSPLAGVKVTLTDKKTGKVSDYTTPASGEYRKIVDDKKITDKGLYNLVLEKEGYFTKSVTLNTVFDKDGVVNLNALLDLGMDREVKNLNDLVQINDIRFDLNKYNIRPDAAVELDKIVKIMQDYENMVVELGSHTDCRGSKKYNIKLSAKRAKASAMYIKNKIRFPERIYGKGYGESDLVNDCGCEGAVKSDCSDEEHAANRRSTFKVISSGSDKVKVVGQ; encoded by the coding sequence ATGAATAACCTTTCTTACGGGGCAGGATCTGTTGAGTACGCTGAGGACAAGAGTAAAAAAGAATTAAAAGCCGATAGGCACTACTATCGATTTTCATTTCAAAAAGCGATCAGTAAATACGAGTCATCGAAGATGTTAACTAAAAGGGGATATCGTAACCTTGCGGATAGCTATCGGAAAATTAGTGACTACATAAACAGTAGTTTAAACTATGCAAAGATTGTGCAGGGTGAGGATGGGGACTCTGAAGATATTTTTAATTATGCATCTGTTTTAAGATTAACAGGTGCTTATGATCTTAGTCACGACTGGATGGAAAAATTTAAAGCGTTAGAGCCATTTGATCTAAGAGCCAAAAGTTTTACCAACAACCTATCCGACTTTCAAGGACTATTAGAGGATGAAGGGCAGTACAAGATTATCCCACTCAAAGCCAATACTGATCAGCAAGACTTTGGAGCCGCCTACTATAAAAAACAATTGGTATTTGCGAGCACACGGGTAGATGTTAAAGCAGCAGTAGATAAGTATAACTGGAATGGACTTCCATTTTTGGATTTGTATGTAGCCGATAGAGACCTCATGGAGTTTGTGAATGTCGAACACTTTAAAGGCGACATCAATAAAAAGATGCATGAAGGTCCAGCTTCTTTTAATGAAAAAGGAGATTATATGGCTTTTACAAGGAATAACTATTTGGACAAAAGTTCGAACGGAAGTGTAAACCTCAAGATCTATTTCACAACAATGAACGAAGAAGGGCATTGGGAAAGAGAAGAGTCGTTTAGGCACAATAATAAAGAATATTCCATCGGTCATCCTTATTTATCCAAAGATGGAAAAGAGATGTATTTCGCGAGCGACATGCCAGGAAGTCATGGAGGGGTAGACATCTTTAAAGTAAAGAAAGGAGCAGATGGTAAGTGGGGTGAGGTGATGAATCTAGGTTCTGAAATTAATACGGAGGAGGATGAAATGTTCCCGTTCTTTCATGAGAATACGAAGATATTATTCTATGCGAGTAAGGGGCATTTGGGGTTAGGTGGATTGGATGTATTCTTTTCCAAAATGATTTCGGATACAGTTTATACTAAGTCCGAGAATTTAGGTATTCCTCTAAATTCTAATGCAGATGATTTTGCTCTTATTATTGATGATGAGATGGAACATGGCTATTTTTCATCTAACCGAGAGGGAGGAAAAGGGGACGACGATATTTATGCATTCGAATTACTAAGACCAATCGACGATGGTATAATATTAAAAGGTGTGGCGAAAGACCAGGATGGAAACATACTTTCTTCTGTACTTGTTACCCTTACAGATATAGAAGGGTTGGTACTGGATACCCTNACCGTTGGAAAAGATGGAGCATATCGATTTAATGTAGATAGAGATTTAGAGTACTACCTAATAGGTGATAAAACAGAGTATATAAACCAACCGAAACTAACCAATACGATAACACCGGCTGATGAGGTAATTACTGATATTGTATTAGAAAAGAACATTGGACTTTCCCTTTATGCTTTAATTGAAGACAGTAGAACAAAAAGTCCGTTGGCTGGTGTAAAGGTTACTTTAACAGATAAAAAGACGGGAAAAGTTTCCGACTATACCACACCTGCTTCTGGTGAATACCGAAAGATAGTTGACGATAAAAAAATAACCGATAAGGGTTTGTACAATTTGGTATTGGAGAAAGAAGGCTACTTCACCAAGTCGGTTACTTTAAATACAGTATTTGATAAAGACGGTGTGGTTAACCTTAATGCACTTTTAGATTTAGGGATGGATAGAGAAGTGAAAAACCTTAACGATCTGGTTCAGATAAACGACATACGGTTTGATCTAAACAAATACAACATTCGTCCGGATGCAGCTGTTGAGCTAGATAAAATTGTAAAAATCATGCAAGACTACGAGAACATGGTAGTGGAGTTGGGGTCACATACCGATTGTAGAGGTAGTAAGAAATATAATATTAAGCTTTCTGCAAAACGAGCAAAGGCTTCTGCCATGTATATAAAGAATAAAATTAGGTTCCCAGAACGAATCTATGGTAAAGGCTACGGCGAATCGGACTTAGTGAACGATTGTGGTTGCGAGGGCGCAGTAAAATCTGATTGCTCCGATGAAGAACATGCAGCCAACCGGCGTTCTACTTTCAAGGTAATAAGTTCTGGTAGCGATAAGGTAAAGGTGGTAGGGCAGTAA